From Pelodiscus sinensis isolate JC-2024 chromosome 23, ASM4963464v1, whole genome shotgun sequence:
TTCGGCATCTTTTACTTTGAGTATAACCATGAAGGAGAGACAGGGCATGTACAAGCAACTAGGGCACAATCAAATGAACTAAGACCCCGTTCTGATAGTGTGAAATATAAATTTATCAGGCTAGAATAATATTGTTAGGCACAAAGTTGTATATTTAGCTTTTGTGAAACACTCGGTACAACATACCTGCCTTATCTCCTATCTCAAGGGGCCTCTTCAAGGTGAGTAACAAACTCCAAAAATAACTGGACAGCAGCAATGCTGAATGCCTGAGTCAGTACCTTTTCAAAGCAGGGCTATACCTGTTGCAATAGGTACTTGTCCCCATTAATTTTTAaacatacttaataaaatcaaaaCAACTGCATAGTAATGTGTAACTTTTAATACCTTGTAAATAGGAAATTACACATTTACTTCAGGACAATATTTGTGAAGATGTCATAATGAAGATCCTTTTCTTAACCTGTAGTAATGTGATCTATGTACTATGTCCCCTAAATAATTTCATATCTTTTAAGATGCCATTAAAATCTTATTCGATCTGAACAGACATTTGAGGTTCAAATATAAATCTCCAAAACCCTGAAGTGCAGAGTTATCGGGGTTACAGCAATATTTGTTAAACCATAGCCACACTATTTTAAATGCCTTCATATTACTGCATTAGAAAAGAGGAAAGCAGTAAGACGTTGACAGTAATAGCATATCCAATGAAATGAAAATAAGTGAATGAATATACCCTATACAATTTGTTCAGCTTATATGTGAATGCTTAATAGGCAATAGCACTAGAAATGAATATTTATGTAAGCCATCTGCTGAAATGTTCTCTATATTTCTAGAAAAGTAGGAAACAAGTAttcaaagttaaaaaaataaagatcttGAAGCTTATTACCTAATTACTACTTTCGATGAAGTGTTCTTAGTTTTAGATTAAATAATTTTCATGAAGGCAACTGAAACTGCTCATTTCCCAAAACCATTACAACCTGGGAAAATCAGGCAGACCAACCTTATTCTATATGGTCAGCTCCAATTCACCTATTTCTAACTTGTTGAAAAAAGCTCAGAGATTAGTTTTTATTCTTTCTTGAGCATTAACACAATTGTTTACTGAGCTTCCATCAGTAATAGCTGTGTACACCAACTGAAGAAAAAGAGTAAGGTTCCATAGGTATGAATGAGGGAAATATTTATCCTGCAGTATTTTTACAGCGGGTAATACATGTGAAGGAATGAAAGCCCAGCTTGTCTCTCGGGTAACAGGTGGAGTTTGTTGAATGGACAGAGTAAAGCTCTCATATTCGTTTGTAAAATAAGCATATCTGGTCAtctagaaacaaaaacaaacccacaaTGACATTTGCATAGAGTCGGTTTTCCCAACAGAACTGCAATGTAATGGTTTGTAAGTTAAATTGATTAGATTCAGAAGTAAACAAATAGTATAACACTAAACATAAGGAATACAGGATGGACTCCCTCTTAGGTACTGGGTACCAGAAGCTTACTTACCAGGCACCTATGAAGAACATCATACAATAATAATACAAATGAGTTAGTCACATTTTGATTTGAAGATTTTCTTTTTAAGAAGATCACTGTTAGCTCACTGCGACCTGTGTTGTATGAGCTCAGATTTACATAATGCTCTGTTTGCCGGTCCTCTTCACAACAAAAGGAGATAAAGTACAATTGCTTAGTCACAAGTCTTTTAAGTCTGTTAAACTGGTAAATCAGTAGATATGGCTTCTAAATCCTGCAGACTTCATACTTCCAGTCTCTAGTAAAGGCACTTGCCCACTTACACATTCAACTTTGTGGTTTTGCATTTTGTCTAGGATTCCCATAGAAAGTCTCTCTCTAGGAAAGGCATTTGTAGAAAGATGTCATGCCAATGAAATATAACGGGTAGGATGGGTAAGTGTAACAGGATCACTAATTATTTTAACAGACTTAGAAAAATAGACAATTTAAGGTTTCATCTTTTTTGCATTCTGTGCTTAAAGTGCATCATCGTCGTCATCCTCCTTTGCAATGAAGTGCAGCTTTCTAAGTTCTCGCCTGCTCATTGCAGTGCACGTGAGTGCAGCTGCTGGGAGATCCTTTAGGAAAGAGGAGATATTAACAAAAGCCAGCTGTTGTAGCAACCAAAACACCCATCTCATACAGATATTTCACATAACTTTATACAGCTGGTATATGCTTAACATATACCCTCCTATAGCTGACAGTATTCACATAGGTCTTAAGTAAAAGCAGAAGCAATCTGAGGTGAATCTACTCAAACTACTTACATGAACTCATGCTCAGAGCAAAACatatctgcctttttttttttttttttaaatacttgggAAAAAAGTATTGGGAAAAGTGCTCCACCAAAAAATCCCCACATTGCCCCTGTGTGATGGTTAAGTATTATTCATTATTAAacagctgtgggaaaaaaaaagagtataTGGAGTTCAAGACTACAATGTGTCAGTGGTGGATCTGAGAATAGAACTCAAAATCCACTCAATCCATTAGTAGAGCTGATGTAGTAGAAATATCTTAAAAATACCAATCAGAACCACTGAAACACTGTTTTACTGAGGTCAAAATGTTTGGGTGTTATATTAGAATATGAAATATGATCATCTTATACTTAAAAAAGTAAAAaccttgatattgaaatgaagtttCACCTTATCAAAACAAAATGATAAAGCTCAAAAAAACATTTAGACATTTTCCTCTCAAAATCAACAGTTCctgaaaaatgccattttagaTGAAacggctttaaaaaaaatcccagcaaATTGTTCAGTTGAAagattttcaaccagctctatccAATAGATCAAGACGTTTCTCTAATAGTGTGTCAATATTGGTCAAATTTACTTTAACACTCTTTGGACATACAGACTTAAAGGCTAGACAGGAGTTCATAAGAGCAGAATTAACAACAAAATACACTTCAGAGTTTTATTCTTACCTGCATGAACTCAATGTTACCAAAGAATCGGTCCACCGGCATTGGCTGGTTACTGTCCTCGTCTAAGAAGGCACTATTATCCAATTGTATTGGTTTTTCCAGGGTCTCTAGCCCAGCTTCATCTGAAAATGCAGTTCCACAGCTGCTCTCCTCTTCCACATTTGGGATATGGTTTTGCAGGAAAGTTTCACCTTCCTCTTTTTTTGGTTGGCAGCTATTTCCCTTCAGTGCAGATGGCTTTATGGAAACAACATCATCATCCCCCTGTATCTCTTCATTTTTTGGAGCACTTTTGCTTTTACTGTATAAAGGCTTCATATTGGGGTCAACTGAGTCTCCCAAATGTTGAGCCTCATCAGAAGTTTCTGTTGGTTCTTTCAGTAGGGGAATATTTCCATTTCCAGATACAAGCTCTTGTAAGTCCAGTTTCACTAGACTATTTTTTTCACATCTGAGCCTCTTTGAAGGGCGTCTGTCAGctgctttgtgtgaagaagccTATCACAAAGAAAGAAAATTCAAGGTCTATTTTGAACAAATTTCACTAGATGTTAGTGACAAGTTTGATATGAAGGTGATCAGCTTAATGAAGTGAGCGctggggttatgtctacattgcgctctcttgagcaagaacatatgcaaataaggcacggcAATGAATATTGCCTCATCTcctttgcatacttaatgagcagccatttttgcgcaaggggcttttgtgcaagaaggagcactctacactgctccttgtccaaaaatcccctcttgcgcaagagctgttctgctgcttattttcaggcagaactgCTCTTGCACAGGAgggagcttttgcacaagaaggagtagattgctccttgtgcaaaagccctttgcgcaaatggtggctcattaaatatgcaaatgaggcacagcaatatttaTTGCCACTCctcatttgcatttgttcttgcacaagaaagcgcaatgtagacgtaacctGGGTGTTCTCTAGGAGGCTGCAATTTGATCCAAAGCTATACCTCTAAGGAAAACTGATTTTATGATTAACAGTGTGTTTAAAATTTGACAATTACATTTCAGaaaattacaaacatttcatCACCATTTGGAATCATCTTCCCATGGAAAACACAGAACTAACATACCAAGTGAATAATTACCAATCATCAGATTGTTTTGACAATGTTATTTACAGTTACCATAACAGAACGAACTTTATACACCTTATTTTATGAGATGACGATTATATAGGAGTTCACAAAACAGTACATAAACACATTGCCCTTTATGCTGTGAACAAATCCAGAAAACTGACTCCACAGTGTATAAACTTGTTCCCTCAATTGTGTTTTTTGCATGGCCatataataaaatacaaatatagtGAGTCTGAAAAGGTATTCTTTAACAAATTCTCAAGCTAAATCTATCACACTGATGCTCATTTTGTAACTGTTTATAGTTagatgtaaaaaacaaaacaaaccctttcTGCATTGTTTAAACAGATTTTAAACCTCAGAAAAAACTGTGGTTCCCACAGCAGCCATAAGTAGGCCACATTGCACATACATTAAAGTAATAATGATTGCTGGGGAGGACACATTATTTCCTAGCAATTAGTGACTTGCTGAAGGAATGGAGTCATTAACCTCACCAGTCATTAACTGACCAGAAAATGCCCTAACTATTCATTATTGCCATTATAAACCACAATACTGTAAGTGAGGAAAAATAAGTTACCACTATAAACTGCAAGATACAACTGCACATTACTAGAGGTTTTTTCCCCATAATTTTTTTAGCCAGTACAGTAACCAACAGGAAGTCAGGATCTCACTTCCAGTGTGTTGCACTATAGTATGCTATTTTCCTTAGAACCATTTCCAAGGTTTTATGATGATAAAAACGTAGACAGTTCAACTGCAGTATAAACATAATATGCAAAAACCTGGTTTTTAGAGTGAAAAGAAAAAGGTGCCACTGCATTTTTTGCAGTTAGGTATTACTGCTTGCATGTTCAAAAAAAACTGCACACCTCTGCCATACCCTGAAGTAACTTGAGGAATTAAATGTAGCTATATCTGATCGGCAGTACCTCTAATTCCTGAGACATCCATATTAACAAGCAGATACATGAACAATCACAGTGATGAATGTTTAATATATCGACATATAGAATATTAATTTCTAATACAAGGCATGTCTGTTAAGCAAGTTTATGTCCATCTATCCTTGCTCTCGGCAtaactatggctacgtctacactggcatgattctctggaaatgcttttaacagaaaagttttccgttaaaagtattttcagagaagcacgtctagattggacgcttttccgcaaagaagccccgatcaccatttttgcgctcggggcttttttgtggaaaacaaatctttgctgtctacactggcccttttgcgcaaaagtttttcggaaaaagacttttgcccgaacgggagcggcatagtatttccgcaaaagcactgacaatcttacatgagatcgtcagtgcttttccggaaaaagtggccagtctagacacagcctatgtgtacaCTAAGTAACATTTAGTTGTaaccatgtcagtcccaggatattaccAAGACAAGGTGAGCGAGGTGATCACTTCTGCCGAATGGTCCCTTAACATTTAGCGGTAACATCTAGAACCTTTAACAGACctgaaagaagagctctgtgtgactCAAAAGCTagtctctctcactaacagaaattggtccaattaaaaatattactttgCCTCtgtaataatataataaaaacattttgctcaACATATTATTTTGATGGCCTTACTAAAAGTCAAAACATCCCCTAAATAATATTCCAAAGTTAACAGCTCATTGCAAAATGAATGTAAGTAATGTTCTTCAAACAACTCAGGCAGCAAAAGTCACATGTTTTTCCTACCAGACACACTGTTTTTGTAGATTTGCAAAGATCAACCTCTTGAGGAGATGAAAATTGGGTGGCTGCATGGTTTCCACCCTTCTGGCGTGCTGAAGTTGGCACTCCATCTGCAAGCTAAACCAAATGCAATTTTACAATCCAGAAGAGGAAGTGGGGGTTTTGTGACACCTTCAGCAGGAGAAGCATCTCTTCCAGCAACAAGAAATCTCAGAAAATATCATGGTAGGCATCCAAACGGCCATGACAGAGCTCTCCAGAACTGCAGGGTAGAACCCACTCTCCATGTATGTAAGGGGCAGCAGGAGGTTCAAACTCCTCACCACTGGACTGGGACTTGCAAATGGTTAAGACTTGCAGGACACACGGGTAGGAAGCCAGTCTCAGGCAGCGAAAAAGGCCACAGAACCCCACCAGTGCGCAAAGATCGCACCCTGGGGGACTCTGGGAAGGCTCTTGTTAGGGCAGTCTGTGGGGGCAAAGAGCACACCGGGCTCTGGGTGGGAGTGGAGAGGGCCCTCtttgggggaggctggggctctGTGTGATGCAGAGGAGGAACTCTGTGTGGCATGGGGTGGGATACTGGTTAGGGGAGCTCTATGGAGgaaggggcactggggggagggctggggtcccgagtggcacaaagggggggaACCGGTTGGGGGAGCTCTGTTTGGGGCAtttgggggagggactggggcttCCTGTAACATGAGGAGGGTAGCTGGTTGGAAGAGCTCTGGGGGGGTCGCTTTGCAGAGGACTAGGGGTCTCTGTTGTGCAAAGGGGTAGCTGGCTGGGGGTATTGGGGATCTTGGGGAGGAGGCTGGCGCgctgtggggtgcaggggtgATGCTGGTTGCAAGAGATCTGTGGGTGTGATTCGGGGGAGGCTGGTCGGGGGAGCTGTGTGGGCGCGGGGGGCAGCTGAGGCGGTGGcgcggggggctggctggaggcgcCCGGGTGGGTGGATCTTTGGGGTGGCGGGGGCTGTAGCTGTGGGGGGCGCGGGGgtagctgggcggggggaggcgcaGGGGGCGCTCTGCAGGGGCGGCCGTTTGGAGGcgctgcggggggcggggtctccgcgcgcgcagggctgggggaggggctccgtGCGGGGTAGACggttgggggagctgggggggattgtGAGGGTCCGtgtggcgctgggggggggggggggagctctgacCGGGCAGCCCCAAGGCAGCTCGGCCCTTCCTCACCTTTCGGGTCCTCATCGGACGCCGAGGAAGGGGCGGCTCTGGGCGagccccgctcccgctcccgctgccttccctgccccggccGCTGCTCGTCACCGCATTCCCCGCGCCCGCACCGCCCCTCACGCAGCGGCCGCCATTTTTGTGCGGGGCGCTCAGAACTTAAGGAGCGGGCGCCATCGTTGTGCGGGGCGCTCAGAACGTAAGGAGCGGGCCGGGGCCAGACACGCAGGGAGCGGGCGCCATCTTTGTGCGGGGCGCTCAGCACGTAAGGAGCGGGCCGAGGCCAGACATGCAGGGAGCGGGCGCCATCTTTGTGCGGGGCGCTCAGAACGTAAGGAGCGGGCCGAGGACCAGACACGCAGGGAGCGGGCGTCATCTTTGTGCGGGGCACGCACGAGGGGCGGGCCAACCGTCAGCGCCATCTTTGTGCGGGGCACCGCCCCGAGCACGTGGGGGCCGAGGGCTCTTAGCCCCAGGGTGGGTGCCGCTCGCAGGTGCTAAGGGGCCTGCAGTGTCGGGGTGGGACATTGGGGTGCAGAGAGGGGGATGTGGCAGGGTAACAGCCCTTAACCTTCAgggtccctggcaggctcctggtacCTGTGCCGGCTGCAAAGCTGCTCCCAGCGCCCACCGGCTCCCCGGGAGCCGcccgccccagcgctgctgcctgaGCCGCTGGGCACGTTGACTGGGTTACGCGCATTTGCACATGGCTGGCCACAGACCGGTCACTAACAGTGGAAGCTGAGATGCAGGGAGCTaagtgggcagcctgtggcccatgGGGCTATAAGCAGCCCACCGGGCTCTGCGTGGCCCACAAAGCGTTTGGTTCACCGTGGCCCACGAGCAGAGTTGTCACATGCCACTGCTTTCTGTCCACCTATTTTTTTCATACAGCTGGCTACTAAAGTGCCACGCAGTAAAGAACGGGCACTGTGAAGGGAAGTGCGGGCTGACTGGACACACTTGACtggagagctgtgctccctctgCGTCCCATCACAGCGGTGCTACGGTTTAGTCAACACATGCTGCAAATTGAAGGTGtgcaagcacagtgagcaaaagtaccctatcctgggagaccgtcttggttaccacaatcttgtggcccactgagatgaaagacgGCCACTCATGCAGCTCGCTCACTAGCCTAGGTAGACTATTGCTGCTTTATAGCCTTAGACAGCCATTGTCAACACACCACATGTCAAACTTTGCAAAGTAAATAGCCACAAATCACACTCCAACTAAGTTCTCAAGAAGcaatttccttcctttccctAGCTGTACATTTTCATTATCGTTGGAAATTTTTTTCATCCTTTTCTATTATGGTGAAATCAATGTTTACTGagggatcagtgttccctgtaatctgtgagcttgtgcggccactcaggagagagtcaagggctgcccgctgattagcagaacatccAGAGCTAAGTTTTTTGTTTCTAGTAGTGGTGCATGTTCGCACATGCCTCAgggcacatacaatttattctgcacatggatggaaaagattacagggaacattgctgatGCTTATCCATAAAAATCTTGTTTTCTCCAAGCCTAATTATGTGCACGCTCATGGAGGAATTCTCCACAACTGTTTCCATGGCTGGGAGGAGAGATCATGCCCAGAGAGGTCACTATTGCCAATTACAAGCTTTACGAAATCATGAGGCAGCCTCAcctactcaaaaaaaaaaaatcatgagattggcttaaaaataatgagatttcATAGATAATGATTTGGCTGTTTGAGAAGATATTTGATACCTTCCTCAATGTTGCCATCTTGTGGGAGTTCTGAAAGGATGGGTACTGCTCACAAAGCAACAGTTCTTGGAGTTATGGCAGTTTGTGGGAATCACAGCTTTAATTTAAAGTATAGTAAATGTCTAGTTCCTTGTGGTTAGAATCTAAGGgtattcgaactagggtggctaatgcaggcattcaaatgaagcctaggatttaaatgtagacttgcaaatgaagcctggctaatgtaggctttcaaatgaagcctgggatttaaatatcctgggctttattttcatgttcctgggcgctgccatttttaaatgccccgtagtttgaactccctgcccgcggctacacgcggtacggactaggtagttcgaattaaagctcctaattcgaactaccattactcctcattgctttacttcgaactacctagtccgtgcctaCATTTGCAAgctcgaatgcctacattagccaccctagtttgaactagggtgacagtgtagacatacccatagattcatagagctggaagagacctcaggaggtcatcaagaccagccccctgcccaaggcaggaccaatcccaaataaatcaacctagccagggctttgtcaagccaagacttaaaaacctctagggatggagattccaccacttccctaggtaacccattccagtgcttcaccaccctcctagtgaaataatttttcctaatatccaacctagatgtctcccactgtaacttgagaccattgctccttgttctgccatccatcactattgagaacagcctttctctaggctctttggaacctcccttcaggaagttgagggctgctctcaaatcccccctcactcttcgcttctgcagactgaacaaacccaacttcctcagtctctcctcataggtcatgtgctccagccccctaatcattttggtcactctccgctggaccctctccaatgcgtccacatccttcctgtacttgggggcccagaactggacacaatactccagatgtggcctcaccagagctgaataaaggggaagaatcacttctctggatctgctggaaatgctcctcttaatgcaagctaatatgccattagccttggctacaagggcacacagttgactcatatccagcttctcgtccactgtaattcccaagtcctcttctgtagaactgctacttagccattcagtccccagcctgtaacaatgcttgggattcttctgtcccaagtgcaggactctacacttgttcttgttgaacctcatcagatttcttgtggcccaatcctctaatctgtccaggtcacccTATTCCTgccttccagcatatctacctctccccctaccttagtgtcatctgcaaacttgctgaggatgcaatccatcccctcatccaggtcattaataaagatattgaacaaaaccggtcctagaaccgatccttggggcactccattagaaactgaccgccaacctgacattgagccattgatcactacccactagacccgacagtctagccagctttctatccattttacagtccatttagccaATCCATAGGTTTCAAGGTTGTGGAGacaagcttgaaaatgtgacccctAAATAAGCTCAGAGCACAGAAAGCAAAAAGAACCCAACCTTTATTGTTTTAGAAAAATGCCATGATTTTAAATTAAACTTATATGTCCTGGGGGGCATACATGTTGTTTGAATACCTGACATTTCAATATTATGGCTAATGCTTTACATAGAATCCCCTTTCTGAAAGCAAGGAGGATCAAAAGTTTGCAGACAAACAAAACAATTATATTTTGGGAGATGATTTAAGGCGTAACAAGAGATTTAAAGGGGATATAATAGTAAAAGGGCAGATTTCTTCTCTGTCTTCTGGGTTCCtagaagggatgtgaaaggttaactggttaaccagtaatcgtcacccttaatggatgatgcttatGAGTTCCGTTAACtggtgagggctggagcagccctgttcCTGGTGGGCCCCGTGTGTCACAGGCAGAGGTTGCCCTGGGcttccggagcagcccctgtctgcagcagggctggagcggcACCCCCCTCCCCTATAGGCAGGGGTTGctcaggccaggctggagcagcccctgcctgtggcgggaggtgagggggatgggagagggactGAATGGGTGCTTCatcccagctgagctggagcacccttaattggttaactggttaaacttcatgtttaacaggttaaccaattaaatgggtctcagaggggtagctgtgttagtctgtaactttaaaaacaattttttttaaaaaaagagttgtcctgtggcatcttaggtcATGTCCAGACTAcctccctctttcgaaagagggatgtaaattagacatatcgaaattgcaaatgaagttgggattgaatttcctgcacttcatttgcataatggcggccacatgttctttcaaaaaagagcttttcgaaagtgaaaccgccgaCTAGATGCGGTTTTTTCGTATcccccccttttccaaaagatcctgtactcctcagaaaatgaggtttacaggatcttttgaaaaagggtttttttcccgaaagaaccgcgtctagatggcgatttcattttcaaaaagccctttttcgaaagtacacgtggccgccattatgcaaatgaagcatgggaaattcaaatcccagcttcatttgcaattttgatctgtctaatttacatccctctttcgaaagagggatgtagtctagacatagccttagagactaacaaatatgtatagatagtatcatgagttttgtgagcaaaacccacttcttcagatgaaatgtcTCAAGatcatttcatctgaagaagtgggttgtgcccatgaaagctcatgatactacctatatatatttgttagtctctaaggagccacaggactactcgttttttaaaagtggcaattaaacaggattttacatccctagtctctacTGCACATTTTGTATGTGGAACAGCAATTGATGCTAATTATGAATAAAAATTCATTGGAGGCTGGCAGTGCAGCTGGGAGTGGAGAATTTTGCCCAGAGACAGGACTAtgttaaaatcacctttttataaaaatgaagaatCTTGCTTTATGTTGCTCCCCAGTGGGCTGATGTTTCGAAAAACACAAATTTTGCCTTCTCGCTCCATCAGTTACAAACATTACAGATCCTTTTCCCTTCCCACAGCACCTCCTTTCTGTAACTGTTGTTTGATTTATAATATGTGCCATTAGGGACTTATTCAGATTTGCCTGAGTTCATTTTTGCACCCCACAGGGAACAAAGTATGTTAGTAACTCAAATCTGTTTAACTTTGAGGATTCCAGTGACACCAATAATATGAGATGAATTGATGTGAAGCAAGGAATGCAACACCTACATTGAAGTatgtagttatttaaaaaataataattattttatcATTTTGAGTAATTATTggtatctgtggtttgtaactgaCTATGTTTCCATGCCCAGAGCACATGTGCTGGGTAACAGTTGGAGCCCTATCCAAAGTCCACTTAAGTCTATGCAAGGactccccattgacttcagtgagttctGGATTCATACTAAattacacatctgctttttcttgttttaatggatcaagaatacaggttgaacctctctaatctggcactctctgatccagcaacatctgtggtctggcataattttagttagccagatgtctgcttGCCATGCGTCCGGTTTCCTTTAGGTCCTgtaaaaaacccaccagtcctggcttgcagtgttCTGAGCTggcatttagctctaatttacccctaaatgtcctataggggtacgtctaaactacatgactccgtcgacatgtagatttgttgttttggcaaagtcaaatgaagccgcgatttaaatgatcgcggcttcatttaaatttacatggctgccgcactgagccgacaaacagctgatcagctgtttgtccacttagcgcgctagtctgaacgctcccctgccgacatcaaagctctttgtcggcagccccggtaaacctcatcccacccTCACCTTTCTcatacccaccccttctttcaagccttctcccagcacctccccctctagcctccaatgcccttcccctctcctctcctcttctcttctctcctcatCTCATCTCTCCCAGCattaccctgtcccccctcccactgacacctcccctcctgcccttttcctcattgtcatttgtatcttcc
This genomic window contains:
- the C23H1orf174 gene encoding UPF0688 protein C1orf174 homolog, with protein sequence MRTRKLADGVPTSARQKGGNHAATQFSSPQEVDLCKSTKTVCLASSHKAADRRPSKRLRCEKNSLVKLDLQELVSGNGNIPLLKEPTETSDEAQHLGDSVDPNMKPLYSKSKSAPKNEEIQGDDDVVSIKPSALKGNSCQPKKEEGETFLQNHIPNVEEESSCGTAFSDEAGLETLEKPIQLDNSAFLDEDSNQPMPVDRFFGNIEFMQDLPAAALTCTAMSRRELRKLHFIAKEDDDDDAL